The sequence ACAGTGCTTGAATTGCAGAACTTgctttttatttcatctcttATTCGCAACACACTTtacatgacaaaaaaataattgaaaaaagaggGTCATTCTGCCCATAAATGGCAACATTGGCAGAGGAAAACAATCACAAATCATAAGCACTCCTAGCACCATTCCTCACCAGGTAAGCAAACAACACTCACAATGCAAACCATTTGAGGAATAATAAACAGAAGTTACAGAAAGAACTCATGACACCAGATAAAAGAGCATCCCCAGAAACAAAGACACAACTCCATGACCAAAACCAAGCTTCGAAACCAAACCATTTGCGCTTGCAGAACTGCTCCACGTTGAGGTTTTATTGTTCAAAACAACCACcatccaataatcattggaTCCAATTCCTATCCCGGTAAAATTCGGGTCTTTTATGTAATGTACATACCGGGTTCGAGTATAATTATGAAGCAATGAAACTTCATCTAGACCATCCTCAGGCAAGCAAACCGGCAATACGACACCATCTGTGGTATGGTTGGTGTCAATGCAGTTAGCTAATTGATCTGGGTACATATCTAGTTTAACCTTGTAAGCACGAGTGGTTTCATTACAAGGTTGCTCTAGCGTGGCAGCAATGTTTTTTGCGACGCATCTTGCCTTCTTATTGTTGGTCAGGGGCGGTATGTCCCAGTATGATGTCCTGTAAACATTGATGTTCTTCAAAAGCTTGAGTTCTTCACCTGCAAATAGTATAAGAAACTTACATGGATTAATCATCGTCATAATGCAATGAAAGTTTATCGATTTAGCCATAACAATTCATCAATAATGTGAtataattggaaaaatattgtttcatgGTACATTGCAGCTCACATCTAATGCATTTCAGTCCTTTGAAAACATCAGAAGAAAATTTCAAGCCCAACAACACTTGAATGCAAGTTGATCATATAGGAACACCATAAGAAGATAttcatggagagagagagagaggattacCGCCATAGCCCAATACTtcagaaagaaagcaagaaaatggCAATGAAAAAAGCACAAAGAGACAGATGTTAACTTTGAGAGAGGCCATAGCTAACAAGTTTAATTGCCCTTATGAATATTACAGCATAAGAGTTCTTAAGAAGATCAAAGAAGAGTAGTTGCTGGACTTAATCTGTATAGCTTCTTTATACTTGAATATTTATTCTTTCCTTGTTTAATTGTGCATGCATTTTTCTTGACTGTCAAGGCTGCTACCAGATTCTCCTTTATGTCTTTGTTACACAATGGAGCTGTGGATACCAAACCATTCTTGACAAAAGCATTTAACTGCTATCAAGTATTGAGATTCGTCTATACACAAACCGAAAGGTTCTACCTGTATAAATCTTTTACTGAGCTTTTTCAGCTttcttaaaagataaattttgagCTCGAAGATTTATATTCTCTTTGTTCTACTTTTTCTTCATTGTCTTCTTTCTCTTCCCCTGCATCCATCAATGTCAaagttaatatttgataaaaaaaagtaaggaaATGGAAGTAAAGCTAAGGTAAGaaaagagagcaagaacaaTTTAGACGATAGAAAGGCTTATTTAAGGAGTCAATGAACAGCTCAGTACATAGCCTCCTACATGAGAGAATAGAAAGGTGGATTTTAGGAAAGTTGAAAGTGGTTGAAAGATTTGTTAGctgaagaattattttttttcatgattattaATCATGgtgaatcaaaataattaaatccatTTTGTGAAACCGACTTGAAAAACCTGGGTTATTAGGTTAAACCGTAAATCACCTTATTAATTTTGGTCAACTATTTTCATCAGAATGAAAGTATTCTACTCTTTCTTACAAGAAATTGACCAAGTCAGGTTAAACTGGATTAATAACTTGTGTCCTAATTAAGTTTTGAGTTTCAAATTTTCCAAGTCAACATACTAGACCATGCCGGATTTAGCAATTATAAACTAAACCCAAACTCCAACTAAAGCTAGAAAGGTTATCGGAAAAGGAAAGCCTCGGATGCAGAGACTcctgccccccccccccccccccccacaaaaaaaaaaaaaaaaaacattctaccCCCACAGAAAGTTTCGAAGCTAGAATGATCCTCGATGCTTTCCgtgtttctttaatttctatCAACAAACAATAGAGAATCAAATACACCACACATTTCTAGACCATCTTCCCTGTCCTTCCCTCCACCAAATTAACCTCACTACATGATGCATCTTTCATATCCAACAGGGACAATGCAAGAATAGGTGTCAGTTGATCTCTCCACTATTAAAATATATCGCTATTACATCTACCGATAACGCCTTATTGACATTGCGTATAGAGAAAgataacagttattttttaagctttatcTCCATTCTCCATCCTTACTTGCATGTAAGTTCAAGCGTAGCAGTTGAATTGTTATCATCAGAGGAAGAAAGAACTAGAGAAGAGatttaagaaacaaaaccactgccaaaagcttaagctattataatttaattagatagaATGAGAAGGGAAGATTCGAGCTCTTGATCATTTAGTATTTAAACTCTCTAACACTGAAATTCTGACAGGTGTGAGAGCGTAGTAGTTATGGATGTCAGATTGTTTGGAGAGTCAGCCTGATACTTAGCAGTATACAGACATTTTTCCCTGAGAGATGTTTCTCTTTTCCTAGTGTCTTGGAAAATTGTTATACTCTGAAAGGACACGTATCCACACCTGACAGGGCACTCTGACCTGATCCACCATCCGAACAGAAGTTCCTATTCCCCAAGTGGCGCACAGACCTTGAACATGCCAAACCAGGATAACTGTGAAATAAATAAGTGAACAGTTTTCACTGTCAGGAATGAATATTCTAATTTAGTTCCTAACCAATTTGTGGCTAGTCAACTCTTAACTCATCCTGTTCTTCCTCCTTAGCGATCGACCGACTGGATTGGCCACTTTTGTTTGTGCCACTTGTTTGTGGAAGAATCATAAAGACTTGGAATAACTTGATGAACGAACCCAGATCCACTAACCTGAGCTGAAAAATGGAGCTCAGGATGTTCTTCTATGGTGCTGCTTAGCACGTAAAAACAAATGTGGCACCGTTCCAATGCCTCTATATGATCAAAAAACACATGCAGGATGGTGGCGGCGGCAAGTTTTCTTTTGGATGAGATTCTGATGGTGGCCGCAGACTCTCGGCAGCCATCTTCTACCTTTGAGAATCCCTGATGGAGCAAGCTCGTCCAAACACACAAACTTCTATTTTTCTCCCTAGTGGAGGGTGGAGCATTGTCCAATGCCATAAGGGTTTGGGACCAAATCggtaaaattaattagtttgggACTAATTTGCGAACCCAGTCATACCTTCTGGGAGAAATCAACGATATGGACAGGAACATTTTCTAATGTTTTGTACAAAATCAGTAAAATTGATTAGTTTGGGATGGAACTATAATCGGGAAATACTTGAGGGGCTCAAATTTGATCAAGGAACTACAAATTAACCATGGCTAGTCAGCACTAAGAGACAACATATACAGGAACAACCTTGAATGAACCATCTAAATGTAACACATTACATCACAGCAACCGATTGTCAAGAGGATTATAATCAAACCTGCTAAATTTATTGATCTAAAACAGCACAACGCATACAATGCCAAAATCCTAATAAAAGAAACAACATGGAGTGCCATGGTTAGCACTATTTAATACAGTAGATAAACAAGAGCTCCTAGCAACAAAGTCACCAAGCAATGGCCAAGACCGACCCTGGAAACCAAACTAGTAGCCCCAGCAAAGTCCCCTCTTGGGGTGCTTGTGGTCAGGACCACCACCATCCAGTCATCTTCATGACCAAGTCCTGCTCCACTAAATCTTGAAGCATTGATGAATCTTGCATATGGGGTTCGTGTATAATTTGTTAGCAATAAAGTTGGGACCAAATGAGGCACGCAAACAGGTAATGCAACACCTTCATTAGTGTGATTAAGATCAATGCCACACTTTGATAGTAGGTCAGGATAGTCGTCTATTTGCACAGGGCTTTCCGCTCTGGCTGATGTACAAGGTTCATCCTCTAGCTTGCCAGCAATTTTATCAGCGAGGCATCCTGCATTCGTGTGCTTGACAAGGGCCGGCAGGTTTAAAGAGTGCCTATAGCTGTTGAGACCTTGAAGAAGATCATCTTCCTCgtctgcaataaaaaaattaaaaatttgctGTCCTACATTATGATCATGTCTGGAAACATGTTAATCTCAGATATTCAagagggaaaagaagaagaaataactgTCTGCCTTTACACCTATATAATTTTCTCCAAGAAaccattaacaaataaaaataattatccttTCCTTCaggtctttatttttaatttgctaGAACAATGATCCTTGGGAATATACACAAGCATTGCCACATTTCTTACTAAGTAACACATCAAGCACAGAGAAAACTAGAGATGCTTCAAGCCTAGTTAAGGCATGCAACATTCTCACACAAACAACTCATGAATAAGAAAGCCATAAGCAAAAATAGATAGGCGATCACTGTACCACAGTGCACTGGCGaagaaagcaagaagatggcTTGAAGaagcacaaaaacaaagagGCTAGCTTTGCGAGACACCATATTTAAATACTAACAAAGTGACAACTACTAACAATAACTCCTtgtgaaaatataattagatattAAGACGCCCTTGTGAGAGACTCTCTCACTTAATATATAAAGAGTTCAGAAGAATGAATCAAAGAGGAGAATATGGGGTGGGATGAGGCAGTTTGAATTTTGTAAATACCTGTTTCTTGATCCCTTCGTATATATGGTAGGTTTTCATGGATTTGACTTGAATGTAGAGGGTGCTTCCAAGTGTCCTGTTATGTGTTGGTTACATATATAGTAGATTTGGAGAGTTTTTCGTTGATTTGTGGGTGCAAAACTGGCAAGTATTATctgattggattaattgaaCGTGGCAGCCATGCATGCAAGTTCCTCTCCTCGACCTGTCTTTCGGGACTGAAAGAAACCATTTGTCCTGTGTTCTTCGCTGATTTTCAGTTATTTACAGACGGTTAATTCACTTGATATTATAGTAATTGGATGCAAGAAACAGTTTTTTGATAGAAGTAGGAGTTTCtttcaggaaaataaaaaacaaagtagaaTGTTTGTCGCCAGCAATATCTGATCATTATACCATGGATTGGCAAACTGCTGTCCCAAGTCGTAACTGCATGGCGATGCCATAAAATTTTCTTTcagttaattttatgatttcgTTTTAAGAATCTAGACAACCATTTCAAGTTATAAAACCCTTagattaaactaaataaattattcattctagattaaaaattatttatttactagtaacttgttaaattaatcatttaagGTAGCGTTCATATCTTAGAacagaaaatataaagatatagtaaaaaaatagacatgcttttaaatttatataccaattcattataaaattatcacaaaaacatatttattttatgtttttattcttgTCTTTTCAGTCAAATACATTTTTGTGAAAAAAGTTTCATATTAGCCATATAATCTTCCTGTATATAACAAGGGATTATTGAAAATGAGTTAATGAGCTCAGAAACACTTGTAAGTACAATTACATGTTCGAATGATGTTCTTAGGTCTGAATTCGATCTGAGGTTAAGCATGGTCAAATTTTACGTGTCTGAAAAAATGCACTTCACCCACTTCTGAGAAGTTGGTTCAAATGCAAATGATTAtataaggaaaggaaataacGAAATCTGGCAAAGTAACGTGATTATCAAAACAATGATCATATTTTATCTCTTTC is a genomic window of Populus alba chromosome 5, ASM523922v2, whole genome shotgun sequence containing:
- the LOC118044948 gene encoding uncharacterized GPI-anchored protein At5g19250: MASLKVNICLFVLFSLPFSCFLSEVLGYGGEELKLLKNINVYRTSYWDIPPLTNNKKARCVAKNIAATLEQPCNETTRAYKVKLDMYPDQLANCIDTNHTTDGVVLPVCLPEDGLDEVSLLHNYTRTRYVHYIKDPNFTGIGIGSNDYWMVVVLNNKTSTWSSSASANGLVSKLGFGHGVVSLFLGMLFYLVS
- the LOC118045201 gene encoding uncharacterized GPI-anchored protein At5g19250 → MVSRKASLFVFVLLQAIFLLSSPVHCDEEDDLLQGLNSYRHSLNLPALVKHTNAGCLADKIAGKLEDEPCTSARAESPVQIDDYPDLLSKCGIDLNHTNEGVALPVCVPHLVPTLLLTNYTRTPYARFINASRFSGAGLGHEDDWMVVVLTTSTPRGDFAGATSLVSRVGLGHCLVTLLLGALVYLLY